CGGTGTACGATGAGACCGGCACGCTCACCGGCGCCATCGGCATCGCCACGGACGTGGAAGAGCGCGTGCGCTACCACGAGATGCTGGAGGCGGAGCTGGAGCGGACGCGCGGGCAGCTGCTGCAGGTGGAGCGGCTGGCGACGTTGGGCACGCTGGCGGCCGGCGTGGGGCACGAGCTGCGCAACATCTCCACCGTCCTCAACAGCCTGAGGAGCTACTTCACCGAGTGCGCCGAGCAGGGCATCCCGCCGGATCCGGAGGAGCTGAAGGAGCTGGGCTGGGCCTGTGAGCACGTGGCCACGCACGGGCGGCACCTGATGGACCTGGGCCGGCCCGGCAAGACGCGCGTGGAGCGGGTGGATCTGCGCGAGCTGGTGGCGGGGACGCTGGCCATGTTGCGCACGGCGGGCCGCATCAAGCACGTGAAGGTGTCGCTCTCGGCGCCCGAGTCCCCCCTCTGGCTCGAGGTGAGCCGGACGCGGGTGGAGCAGGTGCTGCTCAACCTGGTGAGCAACGCCGCCGATGCGGTGGAGCCGGTGCGCGACCGGACCGCGGAGGTGTGCGTGCGCCTGCACGAGGACATGACGGCGGGCCTCGTCTGCTGCCGCGTGGAGGACACCGGCGTGGGCATCCCCGAGGACAAGCTCTCCAACATCTTCGAGCCGTGGTTCACCACCAAGTCTCCGGGCCGCGGCACGGGCCTGGGTCTGCCCGTGGTGCGCACCATCATCCAGGAGTGCGGAGGAGACCTGTTGGTGGAGAGTCAGGAGGGGAAGGGCAGTGCCTTCACCTTCCGGTTGCGCGCGGCGGGCTCGCCCGCCTGAATGCCCTGGAGGCAGGCCCGAGGCCTTCGCCCGGTCGTAGAACGTGCAGGCGGCGGTGGAGGTGGATAATGTCCGCCCCCCTTTCGCCTCACGGGAACTCCGCATGCGTTGTCTCGCCCTCGTTCCGGTGTGTCTCCTCGTCGCCTGTGCCGGCACCGCGCCCGCGCGCCGTCCCGCGCTCACGGCCGAGCCGCTCCCCGTGGCCGCCGAGGCTCCCCGGGTGGCCGCGGGTGGCGTCGAGTCCGCCGTCCTCGAGGGGGTGGCGCATGCGCTCATCACCACCGT
This is a stretch of genomic DNA from Archangium violaceum. It encodes these proteins:
- a CDS encoding PAS domain-containing sensor histidine kinase; amino-acid sequence: MRSREAVVQMPVFQNADAELFRRILDALPYPIFWKGVDLRYLGCNTAFARLSGLEHPDRVVGLTDHDLPWRTGDADFYRSCDQEVLRTGAPLPEFEEAVRDSTGWHRWTQTSKVPLRDERGGICGVLGILVDVSSRHEAQEQLQMALEAGAASNRLLKAQVLERESMQRALATSEMRLRTAVRGARMIIWALDARGTFTFSDGGGLAALGLLPGVLVGLNIFDHYRNNPDIVRQARRALAGESFAEYTLFGRLHYETHYTPVYDETGTLTGAIGIATDVEERVRYHEMLEAELERTRGQLLQVERLATLGTLAAGVGHELRNISTVLNSLRSYFTECAEQGIPPDPEELKELGWACEHVATHGRHLMDLGRPGKTRVERVDLRELVAGTLAMLRTAGRIKHVKVSLSAPESPLWLEVSRTRVEQVLLNLVSNAADAVEPVRDRTAEVCVRLHEDMTAGLVCCRVEDTGVGIPEDKLSNIFEPWFTTKSPGRGTGLGLPVVRTIIQECGGDLLVESQEGKGSAFTFRLRAAGSPA